Proteins encoded in a region of the Geobacillus genomosp. 3 genome:
- a CDS encoding CoA-acylating methylmalonate-semialdehyde dehydrogenase codes for MSSVTETKTLKNFIGGQWVASTSGKEEIVPNPATGEVLAKVPLSSREELDAAVAAAKEAFREWRKVPVPRRARILFRYQQLLVEHWEELARLVTLENGKVYEDAYGEVQRGIECVEFAAGIPTLMMGQQLPDIATDIESGMYRYPLGVVAGITPFNFPMMVPCWMFPLAIACGNTFVLKPSERTPMLANRLAELFTEAGLPAGVLNIVHGAHEVVNGILEHQDIKAVSFVGSQPVAEYVYKTAAAHGKRVQALAGAKNHSIVMPDADLDMAVMNIINAAFGSAGERCMACSVVVAVGDIADELVERLKQAADRIQIGNGLDQGVFLGPVIRESHKERTIKYIEIGEKEGALLVRDGRRDSATSGQGYFVGPTIFDHVKPGMTIWTDEIFAPVLSVVRARDLDEAIEIANRSEFANGACLYTDSAKAIRQFREEIDAGMLGINVAVPAPMAFFPFSGYKNSFYGDLHANGRDGVEFYTRKKMVTARYQ; via the coding sequence ATGAGTTCTGTCACGGAAACAAAAACGTTGAAAAACTTTATTGGCGGCCAATGGGTCGCGTCCACATCCGGAAAAGAAGAAATTGTGCCGAACCCGGCCACCGGGGAAGTATTGGCGAAAGTGCCGCTTTCCTCGCGCGAGGAGCTTGATGCGGCGGTGGCGGCTGCGAAAGAAGCGTTCCGCGAATGGCGCAAAGTGCCTGTTCCGCGCCGCGCCCGCATTTTGTTCCGCTATCAGCAGCTCCTTGTCGAGCATTGGGAGGAGCTTGCCCGCCTTGTGACGCTTGAAAACGGCAAAGTGTACGAAGACGCATACGGCGAAGTGCAGCGCGGCATTGAATGCGTCGAATTTGCCGCCGGCATCCCGACGCTTATGATGGGCCAACAGCTGCCGGATATCGCAACGGATATCGAATCGGGCATGTACCGCTACCCGCTCGGCGTCGTTGCCGGCATTACGCCGTTTAACTTCCCGATGATGGTGCCGTGCTGGATGTTCCCGCTTGCCATCGCTTGCGGCAATACGTTCGTGTTGAAGCCGTCCGAGCGGACGCCCATGTTGGCCAACCGTCTGGCGGAGCTGTTCACCGAAGCCGGCCTGCCGGCAGGGGTGCTCAACATCGTTCACGGGGCGCATGAAGTCGTTAACGGCATTTTAGAGCATCAAGACATTAAAGCCGTCTCGTTCGTCGGCTCGCAGCCGGTCGCCGAATATGTGTACAAAACGGCCGCCGCTCACGGCAAGCGCGTACAGGCGCTCGCCGGCGCGAAAAACCATTCGATCGTCATGCCGGACGCCGACCTCGACATGGCGGTGATGAACATCATCAACGCCGCGTTCGGTTCGGCGGGCGAGCGGTGCATGGCATGTTCCGTTGTCGTTGCCGTCGGCGATATCGCCGACGAGTTGGTCGAACGGCTGAAACAAGCGGCTGACCGCATCCAAATCGGCAACGGGCTCGACCAAGGCGTCTTTTTAGGCCCGGTCATCCGCGAATCACATAAAGAACGGACGATCAAATACATCGAAATCGGTGAAAAAGAAGGAGCTCTTCTTGTCCGCGACGGCCGCCGCGACTCGGCAACGAGCGGACAAGGATACTTCGTCGGCCCGACGATTTTCGACCATGTCAAACCAGGCATGACGATTTGGACGGATGAAATTTTCGCCCCGGTCCTGTCGGTCGTCCGCGCCCGCGATTTGGACGAAGCGATTGAGATCGCCAACCGCTCGGAATTCGCCAACGGCGCCTGCCTTTACACCGACAGCGCCAAAGCGATCCGCCAGTTCCGCGAAGAAATCGACGCCGGCATGCTCGGTATCAACGTCGCCGTCCCGGCACCGATGGCGTTCTTCCCGTTCTCGGGCTACAAAAACTCGTTCTACGGCGACCTCCACGCCAACGGCCGCGACGGCGTCGAGTTTTACACGAGAAAGAAAATGGTGACGGCGAGATATCAATAG
- a CDS encoding iron-containing alcohol dehydrogenase, whose product MYELLMPSRVVYGRGTLREVGQQAKAFGTKALIVSDPVMENIGVVARCEQYLQEAGLPFAKYTGVDSEPTDVHVKEALDVCQSERCDVVVAIGGGSSIDAAKAVAVMMTNEGEISDYVGNQKRFAEKPLPLIAIPTTAGTGSEVTKVTVIINTKTDVKMMISQPALLPAAAIVDPLLTVSCPPSVTAATGVDALCHAIEAYISRRAHPVTDVLALSAIEAIVDYLRRAYENGEDIEAREKMAIAAMKAGMAFSNASVTLVHGMSRPIGALFHVPHGVSNAMLLPGVLEFTKDSAIERLAVIARIIKPPLKDVSDAEAADALVEEVKQLCRDLRIPNMKTWGIDKTAFDKAVDKMAADALASGSPGNNPKVPTHEEIVALYHYCYDYQYDTNPISHG is encoded by the coding sequence GTGTACGAGTTGCTCATGCCAAGCCGGGTGGTGTATGGACGCGGAACGTTGAGGGAAGTGGGTCAACAGGCGAAGGCGTTTGGGACAAAAGCGCTCATCGTCAGCGACCCGGTGATGGAGAACATTGGTGTGGTTGCCCGCTGCGAGCAATATTTGCAAGAAGCAGGGCTGCCGTTTGCGAAGTATACGGGAGTCGACAGCGAGCCGACGGATGTGCATGTAAAGGAAGCGCTAGATGTCTGCCAAAGCGAGCGGTGCGATGTTGTCGTTGCCATCGGCGGCGGCAGCAGCATTGACGCCGCCAAGGCGGTCGCCGTCATGATGACAAATGAAGGGGAGATCAGCGACTATGTCGGCAATCAAAAGCGGTTTGCCGAAAAACCGCTGCCGCTCATCGCCATTCCGACAACGGCTGGAACGGGTTCGGAAGTGACGAAAGTAACGGTCATTATCAATACGAAGACGGACGTCAAAATGATGATTTCCCAGCCGGCGCTGCTTCCGGCCGCGGCAATTGTCGATCCGTTGCTCACGGTTTCGTGCCCGCCATCCGTTACAGCAGCAACCGGCGTTGATGCCCTCTGCCACGCGATCGAGGCGTACATTTCCCGGCGCGCCCATCCGGTGACCGATGTGTTGGCGCTATCTGCCATCGAAGCGATCGTCGATTACTTGCGCCGGGCGTACGAAAACGGGGAAGACATTGAGGCGCGGGAAAAAATGGCGATCGCCGCCATGAAAGCCGGCATGGCGTTTTCCAACGCCTCGGTGACGCTTGTGCACGGCATGTCGCGGCCGATCGGGGCGCTGTTCCACGTGCCGCACGGCGTCTCGAACGCGATGTTGCTGCCGGGGGTGCTTGAGTTTACGAAAGACAGCGCCATCGAGCGGTTGGCGGTGATCGCCCGCATCATCAAGCCGCCGCTTAAGGACGTTTCCGACGCGGAGGCCGCCGACGCACTTGTAGAGGAAGTGAAACAGCTTTGCCGCGATTTGCGCATTCCGAATATGAAAACGTGGGGTATTGACAAAACGGCGTTTGACAAAGCGGTTGATAAAATGGCTGCCGACGCGCTCGCGAGCGGCAGCCCGGGCAACAATCCGAAAGTGCCGACCCATGAGGAAATCGTCGCCTTGTACCATTATTGTTACGACTATCAGTACGACACGAATCCCATTAGTCATGGATAA
- a CDS encoding sigma-54 interaction domain-containing protein — MTVGQGTTIVLYCHQTLREAMELFVAHTMDAVDIIDEHSRTIGRCTQRMLLWAAAREMDRTTPIGDVLAAFSSEAGREDSGEEILNIEVDSAAAAELERLRHELEETHRLAETMKTVLDAAYEGVVVVDGNGVIREINRAYCQFLGIRREEAVGKHVTDVIENTRLHICVQSGIPERGYIQKIYGQPMVVHRIPIWRDGKVIGAVGMLIFQGVSEVYEIFRRLQELSRTANRKETNEVEELKRKAVAPAAVGVERIIGRHPAIANVKQMIRRAARVPSTVLITGESGTGKEVVARAIHEAGPHADGPFVSVNCAAIPESLLEAELFGYEDGAFTGAKKGGKPGKFQLAHQGTLFLDEIGDMPLAMQAKILRALEEKKVEKVGGVSETEVDVRIIAATNKPLEDMVRDGTFREDLFYRLNIIRIHLPPLRERKTDIPALLAYHMERMCRQFGVAPKSFAKEAMEVLVGYSWPGNIRELVNVVEWLISMVEGENVEHGHLPPYLSTIRTAAASLPGGVNIADQWKEMVYQSERERIAAALVAAGGNKAEAARRLGIHRSTLYEKLKKYGL, encoded by the coding sequence ATGACGGTCGGTCAAGGTACAACGATAGTACTTTACTGCCATCAAACATTGCGGGAGGCGATGGAACTGTTCGTGGCGCATACGATGGACGCTGTTGATATCATCGACGAGCACAGCCGAACGATCGGGCGGTGCACACAGCGGATGTTGCTATGGGCAGCAGCGCGCGAGATGGACCGCACGACGCCGATCGGGGATGTATTGGCAGCGTTTTCGTCGGAAGCAGGACGTGAAGACAGCGGCGAAGAGATACTGAACATAGAAGTCGACTCCGCCGCGGCTGCCGAGTTGGAACGATTGCGGCATGAACTGGAGGAAACGCATCGTCTGGCGGAAACGATGAAAACAGTGTTGGATGCGGCGTACGAAGGCGTAGTCGTTGTCGACGGGAACGGTGTGATCCGCGAAATCAACCGGGCGTATTGCCAGTTTCTCGGCATTCGCCGGGAGGAAGCGGTCGGGAAGCACGTGACGGACGTAATCGAAAACACCCGTTTGCACATTTGCGTTCAATCCGGCATTCCTGAACGCGGATACATTCAAAAGATTTACGGTCAGCCGATGGTCGTGCACCGCATTCCGATTTGGCGCGACGGCAAGGTGATCGGAGCGGTTGGAATGCTCATTTTCCAAGGGGTATCCGAAGTGTACGAAATTTTTCGGCGCCTGCAAGAACTGTCGCGCACAGCGAACCGAAAAGAGACAAACGAAGTGGAAGAACTAAAACGCAAGGCTGTCGCGCCGGCGGCCGTCGGAGTCGAGCGCATCATCGGCCGCCATCCCGCCATTGCCAACGTAAAACAGATGATCCGCCGAGCGGCGCGCGTGCCGTCGACGGTGCTGATCACCGGTGAAAGCGGGACAGGGAAAGAAGTGGTGGCGCGGGCGATCCATGAGGCAGGCCCGCATGCGGACGGGCCGTTTGTCAGTGTGAATTGCGCTGCCATTCCGGAGTCGTTGTTGGAGGCCGAGCTGTTCGGCTATGAGGACGGGGCGTTTACCGGCGCGAAAAAAGGGGGCAAGCCCGGCAAGTTCCAGCTCGCTCATCAGGGGACGCTGTTTTTGGATGAAATCGGCGATATGCCGCTTGCCATGCAAGCGAAAATTTTGCGCGCTCTTGAAGAAAAGAAGGTGGAGAAAGTCGGCGGAGTGTCGGAAACAGAAGTCGATGTGCGCATCATCGCCGCAACGAACAAACCGCTTGAAGACATGGTGCGGGACGGAACGTTCCGGGAAGATTTGTTTTACCGCCTGAACATCATTCGCATTCATCTCCCGCCGTTGCGTGAACGGAAAACGGATATTCCGGCGCTGTTAGCTTACCATATGGAGCGGATGTGCCGGCAGTTTGGCGTCGCGCCGAAGTCGTTTGCAAAAGAGGCGATGGAGGTGTTGGTCGGCTACTCATGGCCGGGAAACATCCGCGAGCTCGTCAACGTTGTCGAGTGGCTCATCAGCATGGTCGAAGGGGAGAACGTGGAACACGGCCACTTGCCGCCTTATTTGTCAACCATTCGGACAGCGGCTGCTTCTTTGCCGGGCGGTGTGAACATCGCTGATCAATGGAAGGAAATGGTCTATCAATCGGAGCGGGAGCGCATCGCGGCGGCGCTCGTCGCCGCGGGCGGCAACAAGGCAGAAGCGGCGAGAAGGCTCGGCATTCATCGGTCGACGTTATACGAGAAGCTGAAAAAATACGGATTGTAG
- a CDS encoding C-terminal binding protein, whose product MEKFKVVVTDYEFQTLAPEQEVLSPLNVEFVAAQCRTEEEVIAVCKDADAIINQYAPISANVIAQLEKCKVISRYGVGVNTVDVDAATEKGIIVANVTDYSVDEVSDHALALLLSLARKIVKLNHEVKNGVWDFNMGKPVYRLRGKTLGLVGLGRIPQALAKKAQSFGLHVIAYDPYVPAEVANELNVQLVGLNDLFRQSDYISVHAPLTKETKGMISDEQFNLAKKELIIVNTARGPVIDEPALIRALQDGKIAGAGLDVTECEPIQPDNPLLQMENVVITPHVAWYSEESERELKRKTAQNVADVLSGHYPNYFVNPRVKEKVQLKEKQLV is encoded by the coding sequence ATGGAAAAATTCAAAGTTGTGGTGACAGACTATGAATTTCAAACATTAGCGCCCGAGCAAGAGGTGCTTTCCCCTCTTAACGTGGAGTTTGTCGCCGCCCAGTGCCGCACCGAGGAAGAAGTCATTGCCGTCTGCAAGGATGCCGATGCCATCATTAACCAATATGCGCCAATATCGGCAAACGTGATCGCTCAGCTGGAGAAATGCAAAGTCATTTCCCGGTATGGGGTCGGCGTCAATACCGTTGACGTGGATGCCGCCACCGAAAAGGGGATTATTGTAGCCAATGTAACAGACTATTCGGTGGACGAGGTGTCGGATCATGCGTTGGCGCTCTTGCTTTCGTTAGCCCGCAAAATTGTAAAGTTAAACCACGAAGTGAAAAACGGGGTATGGGATTTTAATATGGGCAAGCCGGTTTACCGGCTGCGAGGGAAAACGCTTGGCCTTGTAGGGTTGGGAAGAATTCCGCAGGCGTTGGCGAAAAAAGCCCAATCTTTCGGCTTGCATGTCATTGCCTATGACCCGTACGTTCCGGCGGAAGTGGCAAACGAGCTGAACGTTCAGCTTGTTGGGCTAAACGACTTGTTCCGGCAATCAGACTATATTTCCGTCCATGCGCCGTTAACGAAAGAGACAAAAGGAATGATCAGCGATGAACAGTTCAACCTGGCGAAAAAGGAATTGATCATCGTCAATACGGCCCGCGGTCCGGTCATCGATGAACCGGCTCTCATCCGGGCTCTGCAAGACGGAAAAATTGCCGGCGCCGGGCTTGATGTGACCGAATGCGAGCCGATTCAGCCGGATAATCCTCTGCTTCAGATGGAAAACGTTGTGATTACTCCGCACGTCGCTTGGTATTCCGAAGAATCCGAACGGGAGTTGAAACGGAAAACCGCCCAAAACGTCGCCGATGTACTGTCAGGGCATTATCCGAACTATTTTGTCAACCCTCGTGTAAAAGAAAAAGTCCAGTTGAAAGAAAAGCAATTGGTATAA
- the dgoD gene encoding galactonate dehydratase, with product MKITRLETFLVPPRWLFLKISTDEGIAGWGEPIVEGRANTVRAAVEELSDYLIGKDPLAIEEHWTVLYRGGFYRGGPILMSAISGIDQALWDIKGKYFNVPIHQLLGGPVRDRIRVYSWIGGDRPSDVAEAAKKAKEAGFTAVKMNATEELQYIDSYKKIEEAVERVAAVRQVAGKEFGIGIDFHGRVHKPMAKMLAKELEPYHPMFIEEPVLPEHNEALREIARHSNIPIATGERMFSRWDFKTVLSEGYVDIIQPDLSHAGGITEVRKIATMAEAYDVALAPHCPLGPIALAASLQVDAVSYNAFIQEQSLGIHYNQGNDLLDYLVDPSVFEYQNGYVKIPQGPGLGIEINEEYVREMEAIGHNWKNPIWRHADGSVAEW from the coding sequence ATGAAAATTACGAGGCTCGAGACGTTTCTTGTCCCGCCGCGCTGGCTGTTTTTAAAAATCAGTACAGATGAAGGAATTGCCGGATGGGGTGAACCGATTGTCGAGGGAAGGGCGAACACTGTGCGCGCGGCGGTGGAAGAGCTGAGCGACTATTTAATTGGAAAGGATCCGCTGGCGATTGAAGAACATTGGACCGTTCTTTATCGGGGAGGGTTTTACCGCGGGGGGCCTATTTTGATGAGCGCTATTTCCGGAATTGATCAGGCGCTTTGGGATATTAAAGGAAAATACTTCAATGTGCCCATTCATCAACTGCTTGGCGGTCCGGTTCGCGATCGTATTCGGGTTTACAGTTGGATCGGCGGCGACCGACCAAGCGACGTTGCCGAAGCGGCTAAAAAAGCAAAAGAAGCGGGGTTTACAGCAGTAAAAATGAATGCTACAGAGGAGCTGCAATACATCGATTCGTACAAAAAGATTGAGGAAGCAGTCGAACGAGTGGCTGCCGTGCGCCAAGTGGCCGGCAAGGAGTTCGGAATCGGCATCGATTTCCACGGCCGTGTTCACAAGCCGATGGCAAAAATGTTGGCCAAAGAGCTTGAACCATACCACCCGATGTTTATCGAAGAACCGGTACTGCCGGAACATAATGAAGCGTTGAGGGAAATCGCTAGGCACTCAAATATCCCGATCGCGACTGGAGAACGAATGTTTTCGCGATGGGATTTCAAAACCGTTTTATCGGAAGGGTATGTCGATATTATTCAGCCGGACCTTTCCCACGCCGGCGGGATTACGGAAGTAAGGAAAATTGCAACAATGGCTGAGGCGTATGATGTCGCATTGGCGCCGCATTGCCCGTTAGGTCCGATTGCGTTGGCCGCTTCTTTGCAAGTAGATGCGGTGTCGTATAACGCTTTTATCCAGGAACAAAGCCTTGGCATCCACTACAATCAAGGGAACGATCTCCTCGATTATTTAGTCGATCCCTCTGTATTTGAGTATCAAAACGGGTATGTCAAAATTCCGCAAGGGCCCGGACTAGGGATTGAGATTAATGAAGAGTATGTGAGAGAAATGGAAGCTATAGGGCACAACTGGAAAAATCCTATTTGGCGTCATGCCGATGGTTCGGTGGCCGAATGGTAG
- a CDS encoding bifunctional 4-hydroxy-2-oxoglutarate aldolase/2-dehydro-3-deoxy-phosphogluconate aldolase, with translation MDKIDHLSRLKNSKLVAVIRKPNRSQIFQIAEALVAGGVEVLEVTVDTPGGFEMIAELKETFGAKAIVGAGTVLDAETAKRAIEAGADFIFSPIFDEETISVTNRYGKISIPGVMTPTEIVKAYQMGADLLKVFPAGSLGPQYFKELRGPLGHIPLMPTGGVTLENAGAFIRNGATAVGVGSALLDKRAIEEGRFDLLRETAKKFVETVRNAAEREGK, from the coding sequence ATGGATAAGATTGATCATCTTAGCCGGTTGAAAAATTCAAAATTAGTGGCGGTGATTCGAAAGCCAAACAGGTCGCAAATTTTCCAAATCGCCGAGGCGCTTGTCGCCGGGGGAGTTGAGGTGCTTGAGGTGACGGTCGACACTCCCGGCGGTTTCGAAATGATTGCCGAACTGAAGGAAACGTTCGGCGCGAAAGCGATTGTCGGGGCCGGGACTGTATTGGATGCCGAAACGGCTAAGCGGGCGATTGAGGCTGGTGCGGATTTTATTTTTTCTCCTATTTTTGATGAGGAGACGATCTCGGTGACAAACCGGTACGGGAAAATTTCCATCCCAGGCGTGATGACGCCGACGGAAATCGTCAAAGCTTATCAAATGGGGGCTGATCTGTTAAAAGTATTTCCGGCTGGCTCCTTAGGACCTCAATACTTTAAAGAGCTGAGAGGGCCGTTAGGTCATATTCCGCTCATGCCAACCGGCGGCGTTACGTTGGAAAATGCGGGGGCGTTTATCCGAAACGGTGCCACGGCTGTAGGGGTCGGCAGTGCTCTATTAGATAAACGGGCCATTGAGGAGGGGCGGTTTGATCTTCTCAGGGAAACAGCGAAGAAATTTGTAGAGACGGTGAGAAACGCAGCGGAAAGAGAGGGGAAATAA